Proteins from a genomic interval of Pseudophryne corroboree isolate aPseCor3 chromosome 4, aPseCor3.hap2, whole genome shotgun sequence:
- the GPR119 gene encoding glucose-dependent insulinotropic receptor: MTSSIYAALHILLSILIPIANILVMVILSQLLRKKHCKSYIFILNLAAADLLVGLMCILEALDDVFDGDFDRNLFFCLLRLCFTITPCIGSMLTLLLISLDRYLAVSMPLYYVRIMNTRCIGISLTVLWVVSFVVGHMPLITTSLQHTNYTGICGLFYAAKSDYLYILCFVIFLPALVTIVCLHTAVGRIAYSHHRQIQRTRAISSLSSNHPSNASHFKAARTVLIVIICFTLSWGPYYITGIIQATCTSCKLVDLLKDILFVLGEANSLLNPIIYTFYCKEIRSYLYKHIVCRRRKVKPQGLALVQFSNLRGPDLPEEFSAVHTSDDSAHNVAIFFSASDYHKSC; this comes from the coding sequence ATGACCAGTTCCATCTATGCTGCCCTCCACATACTGCTCAGTATCCTCATCCCTATTGCCAACATCCTGGTCATGGTCATTTTGTCACAGTTATTAAGGAAGAAACATTGCAAGAGTTACATCTTTATCCTCAACCTGGCCGCCGCCGACCTGCTGGTGGGGCTCATGTGCATCCTGGAAGCCCTGGATGACGTCTTTGATGGAGACTTTGATAGAAATTTGTTCTTCTGCCTGCTGAGGTTATGCTTTACTATAACCCCCTGTATCGGATCCATGCTGACCTTGCTCTTAATCTCTCTGGACAGATACCTGGCTGTGAGTATGCCTCTGTACTACGTCAGAATAATGAATACCAGGTGCATCGGCATTTCCCTTACAGTTCTGTGGGTGGTCTCCTTCGTGGTGGGGCACATGCCGCTGATCACTACTTCACTGCAGCATACTAACTACACAGGGATCTGTGGCCTCTTCTATGCAGCAAAGAGCGACTACTTGTACATCTTGTGCTTCGTTATTTTCCTGCCAGCGTTGGTTACTATAGTGTGTCTGCATACCGCAGTGGGAAGGATTGCTTATTCCCACCATAGGCAGATCCAGAGGACCCGGGCTATTAGCAGCCTCTCCAGCAATCACCCATCCAATGCTTCCCACTTTAAGGCAGCAAGAACGGTACTCATAGTCATCATCTGCTTCACTCTGTCCTGGGGTCCTTACTACATCACTGGGATCATCCAGGCCACCTGCACGTCCTGCAAACTCGTGGACCTACTCAAAGACATTTTATTTGTCTTAGGGGAAGCAAACTCACTCCTAAACCCTATTATTTATACTTTTTATTGCAAAGAAATAAGAAGCTATTTGTACAAACACATCGTCTGCAGGCGGAGGAAGGTGAAGCCTCAGGGTCTAGCGTTGGTCCAGTTTTCTAACCTCAGAGGACCAGACTTACCTGAAGAGTTCTCTGCAGTTCATACATCTGATGACAGTGCCCACAATGTGGCCATTTTCTTCAGCGCCAGTGATTACCATAAAAGCTGCTGA